One genomic region from Candidatus Endomicrobiellum trichonymphae encodes:
- a CDS encoding FecCD family ABC transporter permease — MANKKFLFVYILMPVSVLVVFLFSLTIGLDGISFVDVVKALFEGADGNVVVMIKQIRLPRIFMACMVGAGLAISGCVFQAILKNPLADPFTLGISGGASLGTSVAFISGLAAIRSFFIPFCAFAGMIVSVSVVYLLSMQKRFNSNAMILSGIVVSYIFSSAVMLMFALSTENSVQTAFLWLMGNFSSFDERLLPFITVVVLISIIILSLSGNIINAVSLGGEKSKTFGINIERNIKFLFLTASFVTAATVSICGVIGFVGLMIPHIMRKITGTNNVILIPASAFAGAFFLPLCDTLSRMLFSPVLIPVGVITSIIGGLFFICLLLKPDRK; from the coding sequence ATGGCAAATAAGAAGTTTTTGTTTGTTTATATATTAATGCCGGTATCGGTTCTTGTAGTGTTTTTATTTTCTTTAACAATCGGTTTAGACGGAATATCATTTGTTGATGTTGTAAAGGCATTATTTGAGGGCGCAGATGGGAATGTTGTCGTAATGATAAAACAGATACGTCTCCCGAGAATTTTTATGGCTTGTATGGTAGGCGCGGGGCTTGCTATAAGCGGTTGTGTGTTTCAGGCAATATTAAAAAATCCGCTGGCAGATCCCTTTACTTTAGGCATTTCAGGTGGAGCGTCTTTGGGCACATCGGTAGCTTTTATTTCCGGTCTTGCAGCTATAAGGAGTTTTTTTATTCCTTTTTGCGCTTTTGCCGGTATGATAGTTTCAGTATCGGTTGTGTATTTACTGAGTATGCAGAAGAGATTTAATTCCAATGCAATGATTTTATCAGGCATAGTTGTGAGTTATATTTTTTCATCTGCTGTAATGCTTATGTTTGCGTTATCGACTGAAAACAGTGTGCAGACTGCTTTTTTATGGCTTATGGGAAATTTTTCGTCTTTTGATGAGAGATTGCTTCCGTTTATTACTGTTGTTGTGCTTATAAGCATAATAATTTTGTCTTTATCGGGAAATATTATCAACGCTGTGTCTTTGGGCGGTGAAAAGTCAAAAACTTTCGGTATAAATATTGAAAGAAATATAAAGTTTTTATTTCTTACGGCATCCTTTGTTACGGCGGCAACAGTTTCAATTTGCGGTGTTATAGGTTTTGTCGGTTTAATGATACCGCATATAATGAGAAAAATTACAGGGACTAATAATGTAATTTTGATACCGGCTTCAGCTTTTGCCGGAGCGTTTTTTTTACCGCTTTGCGATACTTTAAGCAGAATGTTGTTTTCGCCAGTGTTAATCCCCGTCGGCGTAATTACAAGCATAATAGGCGGGTTATTCTTTATTTGTTTACTTCTAAAACCGGATAGAAAATAA
- a CDS encoding ABC transporter substrate-binding protein: MRIIVYIIAFLFLFADIACTEEYRRIISLAPSITESLYELGVEQFVKGITIYCSKGMTEKEIIGTLLEPDIEKIALLNPDLIISTKEGNSKAVVEQLKRFGFEVYVVETAKNFNEICVNYYNLAKKLDRKKEAEKIINAAKHSIEEVYGKINALNRLKVFWEIGARPLYTAGKQSFVNDYNYYTKTVNLYKDADMRYLAVNIEDIIKRNPDIIVLVNAGVDINSEEIRNWNKYKMIKAVRNSKVIMIYAGDIFTPTPLTFVKGVAILAKVIYEDVF, encoded by the coding sequence ATGAGAATAATTGTTTATATTATCGCATTTCTATTTTTATTTGCAGATATTGCTTGTACTGAAGAATATAGGCGTATTATTTCTCTGGCGCCGTCAATTACAGAAAGCCTCTATGAACTCGGAGTTGAACAATTTGTTAAAGGCATAACAATTTATTGCTCTAAAGGAATGACTGAAAAAGAAATTATAGGTACGCTTTTAGAACCTGATATAGAAAAAATAGCTTTACTTAATCCCGATTTAATTATTTCGACTAAAGAAGGAAACAGTAAAGCGGTGGTTGAACAACTTAAGCGTTTCGGTTTTGAAGTGTACGTTGTGGAAACAGCAAAAAATTTTAACGAGATATGCGTTAATTATTATAATCTGGCAAAAAAACTTGACAGAAAAAAAGAAGCAGAAAAAATAATAAATGCTGCAAAGCATTCGATAGAAGAAGTTTATGGTAAAATAAATGCTCTTAACAGGTTAAAAGTATTTTGGGAAATAGGAGCAAGACCATTGTACACGGCAGGGAAACAGAGTTTTGTAAACGATTACAATTACTATACTAAAACCGTAAATTTGTATAAAGATGCTGATATGCGATATCTTGCTGTTAATATTGAAGATATTATTAAACGTAACCCTGATATTATAGTGCTTGTAAATGCTGGTGTAGATATCAACAGTGAAGAAATAAGAAACTGGAACAAATATAAAATGATAAAAGCCGTAAGAAATAGTAAAGTTATTATGATTTATGCCGGTGACATATTTACGCCTACGCCGCTGACATTTGTAAAAGGGGTGGCAATACTTGCAAAAGTTATTTATGAGGATGTCTTTTAA
- a CDS encoding cob(I)yrinic acid a,c-diamide adenosyltransferase: protein MIILNTGNGKGKTTSAVGQIIRSLGYEFRVCLIQLFKGENFYGEQKILVKLDNLDFFPFAKEHPDCIKGVNLDKVVSQCRSAVKKLRDLADVPEKYDLIVLEEFNIALRDKFIDENEFIDIIKRLSQKSNVIVTGRGAPQSLIDIADLVTEMKEIKHPYKKGVQSQRGIEY from the coding sequence ATGATAATTTTAAATACAGGTAATGGCAAAGGAAAAACAACTTCTGCTGTAGGGCAGATAATTCGTTCTTTAGGGTATGAATTTAGAGTTTGCCTTATACAATTGTTTAAAGGCGAGAATTTTTACGGAGAACAGAAAATTTTAGTTAAATTAGACAATTTAGATTTTTTCCCCTTCGCAAAAGAACATCCGGACTGTATTAAAGGTGTTAATCTTGATAAAGTTGTAAGTCAATGCCGTTCCGCTGTGAAAAAATTGAGAGACCTTGCCGATGTTCCTGAAAAGTATGATTTAATTGTTTTGGAAGAATTTAACATCGCATTAAGGGATAAATTCATTGATGAAAATGAATTTATTGATATTATAAAACGGTTATCACAGAAATCAAATGTAATAGTAACTGGCAGAGGTGCTCCGCAGTCGTTGATTGATATTGCGGATTTAGTTACTGAAATGAAAGAGATTAAGCACCCTTATAAAAAGGGAGTACAGTCGCAAAGAGGTATAGAATATTAA